In Phaseolus vulgaris cultivar G19833 chromosome 3, P. vulgaris v2.0, whole genome shotgun sequence, the sequence AAACGTGACTCAGGTTATGGCCGGGTTGCTCAATATGGCAGATAATGCAGATTGGAGGAATCACAAACATAGCAAAGATGAGGAAatgaaaattgttgaaaatttcAAGAGCCGATTTCAAGAATATGATCCAAACTGTTAATTGTTCATGCATTGAATTCTGAATTTACTCTAAAGTCATCGTGGTTATGGTGATTCCCTGTTCATCTTTCAGTTATGTGTCATAATTGATTCAGTGCTCAATGCCAAACTGAAAGGTGCCTACTTGTTTAATTTTGCAATCATCGACCTGTTTACTTGTTTATTGAAACCAACTACTCTTATAGTTGTTCGTTTTTACCAATGAATTGGTGCTTAGAAGATTTGTTGGTCCTGCTGGATTTTAACTGGTAACCTTTTTTTGTCGTCAGCTTCTGTGGTAAGCTTCACTTTCCTTTCCTAAACTtgcattgttattttttttggatGTTATATGCACATTACATATACACGTCTCAACCTTATTATTCTATATTTTCAGGCAAAGAATCATCGAACTGAGATTGGTGTTCTATAGCTCCAGCTATTTGTGCGAAACAGTCACCAAGCGGAGCAGCAGCTACTGCATTGAAGTTATGAAACAGGCTGGTTTTTCACCTCTACGTAATTGACAGAGTATTCGTATTTGTTTCGAGAGGCAGGGAGATAGATAGCGTGAGAGGAGATTCGCCTCAACTTTCAGCTAGTCAATAGTAagtatctttttatttaatgtagGGATTTTACCAGATTTGTATAATCTTTATATTTTCTCAAAGCTCGGTTCCACCTTTTTAtaattcaattaaacttaatatatatatatatatatatatatatatatatatatatatatagtgatACTAATGTTAAGTTTAAAAGAATTGCTGTACATAAGGTATCCAAAATACTCACTTCCATATCATCTCAAAATTAACCTGAGACGTAAAAGTATACTGTTCTTTAAAAATGAGAATAACCCAGAAGTTTCGAAGAAAAGTTGATGGTAAAATTCTGTGTATAGACCTTTCTCAAATcactatttataataaaatacgGTTTTTAAAACTGAGGTATAAGATGAGTTTGAGTTAAACCAAATATGTTTTGATAACCACTaaacaatttaattaataaaataaagaaatttaatcaatacaaatataaaaaaagatgtAACAACTAAAATCTTTAATTCTTGGTAATTAGTTAATGAAATTTTACAAAATGAAAATCCGATGAAgtactttatatatatttttttattttatactaatgAATATATATAACGATTGGTTTTCCATTTAAGTTGTATATAATAGGATTTTAATTAacattaaattttcattttgttaaaGTGATAATGGATGTTTGAGGAATCGTACGATCCCGGTTGCCAATAATTTGTAATTTCATTCTCAAAATTTTGCATGCTACATTATCCGTGAAGGGAAGATTTCAATGTTAATTTGAGGTGGAATAGGAATTGGTTCAGCCTGCGCAAGCTTGAGTTTTATATGGTCAGATAAGTCCGCTTTATAAGATAACTACATTTTTTCTACCACGAGTTTGGTCCGCTAACTTTAAGGATAAACGAAAGTCTAGATCAAAATGCAAAAAAGATTGGCAAATCTGAAATTTTAAAACTACATTTTGAAAAAGTAAATTCGAAATAGATTATTGTATTATGTAAATGAAATTCAGGAATAgaattctaaaattaaaatcccAAAAAAGTAATtctgacattttttttttaaaagaagtcCAAAAACTTACACTGAAAAAGGATTTTTGGAATTAAGTGaagtattttaaaaatctaaatctGGAAACTTGTTCGAAAAAGGGAACTTCCAAAGTATTTTTATCTCTATtccttttatttaataaaagaatatttttgtcattttaataaaaatcggGTGGAGATTTAAATTGAACAAGTACAGGAATTAATTGCCAAAAGATTTGTTTTAAGAAGAGAAATCcgttaaattagtttttttttctttttatcagaATCTTAATGTCATAACAATTTAAACAATTCAAATACACACAACCGAATATTGGAGTTTTAATGTCTCTTAAAAATAGACATGAAATGAgttaaataatgttttttataaatattacaaagTTGTGGAATGTTTACAAAATTTGAGctgaaaattgaaaacatatatTAACCGGTCATTGTTTTTCCTCAATAACttgattattaaatttaaaaataagaaataaagtaagattaaaaataacaaacttTTATTTATCGAAAGAGTCTTAGCTAAAATATGTTGAccaattttgtaaaaaattattcaagttgaacagaaaaatatatatgtttctTTTTGTGGAACGTTGTTAGATAATAAATATAaccttatataaatatttgagaATTTCAGTAGCTACTACTATTCTattaattacaaattatatattagatgtaattataattatttatttttatctattacttttattttttatgtgatgagtACTCAATCATTTGAATAGGTGtataacatttatttaattaatagaatattatttcttttttattatctcTTTCTCCAAAtaagatatataaaattaataattttcaatttttttttaacggGTGGAGATGAATTCTGGTGtgaaaataacttttataagtataattaattaaaaataataaaacaactTTAATACATTTTTCTTATTGTGATTTTCATACACCTTAGTTTGTCATTTAGTtatttgagataaaaaaaatatttccaataattaataaagataaaattaaacaacaaaCAAATGAGTAATTTATAAACTTggttattttcttaaatttaattgaaatagCTTATACAAATAAGTTAGAATTTATTTACCTAAATTGGTGTATCAAACAAGTCAGTGAAGTGATTTAAATTTTTCCGATTAATCCATGCTTATCAACACTTTTGATCAGGTCaacttcaaattaaaattttccaTCAAGctctcattattattattattattattattatcagaTACCTTTCTTAAATGGCGTGCGTGTCTGACATTCGTATAATATTTGTAAGACACATATTGGTGAtatgttcaatttaaaaatatttgttgaatttctatCAATTctttctaacacaattttaaaaaagaaaaatacattaattttttaaaaattcaaatttatatataaatttttattataattataaaaataaggaacaaattcttttgtcaTGAGAaacatttttgttaaaaaaaaaactaaaacatacttttgcacataaatttttattgttaatttatataattcataattatataatatatagatctgtgttTCCGTGTCCGTTTCCATGTTATATAAGTGTCTGTGTCAGTGTGTTACATAGATTACCGCAGTTCGTTACAATTAAGTCTTTCAACATGTATCAgtgagtaaaaaaattaaaatatttaaattaattttgaactCAACTTCTGAAAGGTGGTGGTaagattaaataaaattgtttacaaaatataaaataaaataaaatatatttttaaaataaataagttttcttttttgtttatagGAGGCAGAACCTCAAATTGAAAATAAGGTTCTATTCTATGTGAATTACTAGATAATTTGCAAACCTCAGATTGGGGTGGGAACAGAAGCAGTCATTGGGTCAATTTGTAACCCAATATTGGAGTTTGGGCCATAGAGAATCGAAATGCTAAGTTGGGCTTGCTGGAAATGTAAGGTGAGGTGACTACCGCTGACGCTGAAATATAGAGTAGAGTCAGCAAGAGAGAAGGGCTATGTACTCTGCATCTGCACTTCGGAACGTCAAGATCCACTGCTGTAATCTCTGCATTCTCTGATGGTAATTCAATTcccttttccttttctcctctcagattcaatttcaatttcaatttcgaTTTCGATTTCCTCATattgtgtttttaatttctCTGAAAGGCTCCAAAACCGATTACGAGTCCTGTGCCCGATGCGTGGTACCCCACACTCTCCGTCTTTACCCTCGCCATCGGCCTCGTCTTAACCGCCTCTTTCTTCATGTGAGTTCGTGTCGATCTACCTTTTCGATTTCGATTCCCATGTTTCAATTTGCTTGCAACTTATGAAAGGGTTTCGGTGGATTTATGAATCTTTGGAATTCCACTCAACTGTAAAACCGCTGGATTTCATTAATCTGAGTTTTTTGGTAAATGTTATCGTTTTGTTGCTACCTTGGTCTGCGTAAGTGATAGCTAGTACGGAGTCAACAGAGGGCAAGTTTTCTGAGATGAAAAGCACGAAATTCAGAATTGGAGTCTCACACCGGTCATTTGGGTTATAAGGTTTAATGGTTATGTTAGCATTGGTTAGTAAGGTGAAACCACCAATTCTAATTGTAAAACAATACCAAAAATACTTAAGCATGTTTTGTAGTTTTTGTGACTGATGGAATGTATATTTCTCTTGCTTGGAAGTACGGAATTAGGAACAATCTTAAGTCAATTGGCTTCTTGGGTGAGAGATTTTGTACACGAGTAAAATTAACTTAGgatttaatttgttaaatttaGACTAACAAAGGAGCTTGCAGAAATACAATCTTCTATGCAGGTATCCTGCTCGATGCTGTTATGATTATAtctaattgttatttttttatatctaatttaatGGAAAAATATCTTCGACTTTATGATTTTTAGGTGAGTTTAACATTGGCCCATTTTGCCCATTCGTGTCCTAACCAGCTAACTGAGCTTGATGCGCAAGGAAGTATAGACACTTCTGAATAGTAGTTGAGTCAGTGTCATTCCTGGGTTAGACATATTGTTGGAAATCTGCCTTACTTGTGGTTAGCCCTAATTCACCTTAGTTGTAGACTCATTTAGGATTGATTTAATTGCAACCTCAAAGGTGGTGGTTTAGTTCCAGATCAAATATCGATATGGTTAAAATAGAATTAGAACCTTATTTTATAAGCTGATTTTATGAAattaagttagacttaaatcTACATTTTAAGATATTTATAGTTTCCATGTTAAAATGGCTGGATTTATCATCCTCAATCTGTGTCTGACTTCGTATTATCTTGTGCAAAAAATGTGATTGGTGTTAGACGGAAGAACTTTTGTAGTTGGCACATGCTTATAAATGTGAAATCTAACCTCAGAGCTGAATGATATTATTATTGTGGCCAATTAGTAATGAGTTATTTATAGGTGTGTCCGGCTTGGACTTTATTGTGTATTTTGTGGTATTAACtatgtttttaatcttaaaagcATTAGGAATTTCCCCTTCTCCTGTTAGATCAAGTTTCATGAACTATGAATCTTCGTACCACCCTAACTGCCATCATGGTATCTATATTCTTctttaatcataaaataaatgGATGATTATTTGCAGTTATGAAGCAACCTCTTCTAGGAAAACTCGTTCACTTGTTCAGGAGCTGACAACTGGAGCAGTTGCATCAATCTTCTTGGTATGTATTTTTTGTTCAATCACTTTTTGCCTTGAAACTGGTATGATATAGTAAACTTATGCttatatatctattttttttggCAGGGTTTTGGTTCCTTGTTCCTCTTAATTGCTTCTGGGGTTTATGTCTAATTAAACATTGAATTGGATGAAAATTTTGCGGAGCAAATATCTATCAATGACATGTTAGTTATGTGTAATGTTCAAGAAGATTATGATATATGAGGATAGTTTGTAAACATGAAGCTGAGTTAAATTTCCATATGCTGAATGCAGATGCACATCATGGTTGATAGTATAAACAGCCTTATTTTCTCTGAATGGATGGATTAGTTGGTTTTGAGTGTGCATATAGGCTATGGGCGAAAAGTGCAAGTGGTTAATCAATTTTGTTCCTGTacatttgaataatttttttaagaggtaatacatttttataaagaatttaaatattttaaaagaaattaaaattttacatatgAAAGTAATCAGTTAAAATTagaaattttcaaatttcataaataGGTAAGAATTtgaactttatatttttaaattcatgcTCTTTTCCTCCTATTCTCTCTCTAATTCCATTCTGGTAGACTATTTGTAAGTTTAATTAAGATCAAAACATTATTGGCTTAGTCGAGGATTGAGTgtcataattttatatttattttgataaaaaatgaaagtttctTGTAGactgttaattgtttttttttttaaaacgttATC encodes:
- the LOC137807230 gene encoding uncharacterized protein; this encodes MAPKPITSPVPDAWYPTLSVFTLAIGLVLTASFFIYEATSSRKTRSLVQELTTGAVASIFLGFGSLFLLIASGVYV